In Rutidosis leptorrhynchoides isolate AG116_Rl617_1_P2 chromosome 6, CSIRO_AGI_Rlap_v1, whole genome shotgun sequence, the DNA window aaattctataattatgatgtcattattaggctaattcctttgttaagtaaaaatcaaaaagaaaaaaaaatctaggtcacttaaatgatgtcattaatcctaagtattttataatttaaaaaaatgtacttatagtaactaattatttaataacttaaataaattattactccgtaattttcTCTTTCAGATATATAAAACTCATCATTTCACTAATTATCCTTCAATTTTTATAATgttgatgtcattattttatattaatattaattttaattagaaagatacaaaataaaaacaaatataaagctctaaAGTGATTATGTTATCCTTTCACTAATTAcaatttaattttcataatgatgatgtttttattttatgttaatattaattctaattaaaaaagatacaaaataaaaacaaataaatgcTGATAATATATAAATGCCGATTTGAAAggcaaaaataattaataaaatatcatttaatattttatacggtattattgttttataaatatatatctcgGAGCATCTCCACCATATATTATCACAACTCTTTTTCTCAATATTTACAAACCTTTACAACTATTTTCCTCGATCTTTGTCATATTATTCAATAACCTTTTGTTTCCAAAAAGAAGGTACAAACTTTCATGTCATTGTTAATGGTTTTTTCAAAGAATTATTCTCTTTTAtgatttgtttgatgatgaaatttaTCACACCTTGAATGTTTTATTATTGTATGTTTATTAAACAACAAGAATCTGAAAAGCGATAACTTAACATACGTCATATCATATTGTGACTATTTAAAATAAAGGTACATAGTATGATAGAAGAATTCAAAAATAATCATGATTTTTGCGAGTTTTGAACCAGGTATTTTCAATCCCTCTTTTAATGTTAAATAAGTACCATTTATGATAAGGAAAATATTAGTTATAATGAAAATTAGAGGAATGTGatgagagaataaatgtagttcatttattctgaccaagttaacaaCGACAAGTTTTAGTCAAAATATGTGgtcccacgggtcattaaactaaataactttagcagttacattcacttaatatctaCAATATATCATTATATTGTTTCATTTAAACAACCCCGTGGGCTGATGAATCTGTAACCGAATTGATATTaaaatcgtgtgaacactttcttaaTAGATTATTTCGACCCACTTGATcacgggttacacgaaatcactattaggataagactagtaCGAACAATCTTTCTTGACAAAAAAAATATTTGTAGCTCGCAATTCTAGAAATTATAATCTAAAAGTTTTGTGTTGAAAGTGTACAAGAAATGATAAAAAATCTGGAACCTTTTCCATGAAAATGAATCCATATTTTTATAATAGTTGAAAAGGTACAAACCAAGTGTTGCAACCTTTGACAATGGTCACAATCAAGTGACACATCTCTTGGTTATGTACTTGTTGAAAATGTGCATTATAACCAACTAAATGTGCATTATGTACTTGTTGACAATGGTCACAATCAAGTGACACAATCAAGTGTTGCAACCTAATAAAGCCCTTAAACAAGTCACAAAACGCCAAGGATTATAACCAACTCTTTGTGAAACCTAACAATACATTTGGGCAAGAGTTGCACTAAATCTGCCGAACTACAGGCAAAATGCGACGCATGTAAACAAAAGGTGCAGCGCATTTAGATGCATTAAACCTTCTGCTCACGAAATGGTCTCTTTATGCCTAAAAATGTGGCGCATTTGCCCATTTGGTGCGGCACAATTTTACATAGACATTCACCTTTTAGTTTGTTTTGCACAAACGAGTTCCCGACTCAAGCTATTTTTTAATTAACCCATTGACGAACGTGTATTCCGCACTCGTCAAATACGTTCTAGAGTATCAAAGACAACTTTCACTTTCAAGTTTcatcaattttattaaaattagataaaaatataatattacaaattacaatcaGTCATGATTGAATTGACATAAAAATAAATAGTTTTCGGTTTACACTATATAGACCGTGAGCTATCCAATCACAATCTTCTTTTACAGGTAAACAAACAACTAAATGTAGCAATGCACTAACATCACTACAAAAATATATTACAAATCCTATTTGATAACAATTAACCCTTAGCGAACACATTTAGGGATTTTTGATACCACGAGACGCCCTGAATTTGGTAGTAAAACGACTAAACATCATAAGAGAATTGCTAGCCAATTGCTTCACATTGAAGAATCGCGCTTCCATCATAGCTTTTTCTCGACGCCCTATCCCATCACCCGAGATTCCGTCAATACATGTGGTGATATCCGTTAAGGCAGCGCTTACCCAACTTTGCACGTTGCTCTCGTGCCAAACAAAATTTTCATCCCCATCAGATCCCATGTGTTGCAACTCTTTTAAAGATTGCATAATTTGGTTTACTCCATTGTCTATTTGATGCATACATGTTACCAACGCTTGGTACTCTCCAAAATTCCCCGTATCGTTCAATTTATGTGCTAATGTGTCCACATAGGTCTTTGTAACCCGAGCCTTTGATAGACACGATGCTAGTGTAAGTTGAGCTAGTCGTTGTGGACTTAGAATGCCACTTTTGTCAACGTATGGTAAAAGAGTACGAACGCATAGATCAGGATACATTGCCAAGCGACATTCTGACTCGAGATACATCCTTGCACGAGAACTAGACTCGACAATGGTTGAAAATGCGAAGATTGTGATAAAGAAAACTAATAAAGAAATACAATTTGGTGCCATGTTAATTTTGTTTTGTATTTGTGTTATGAAATTGGGAAGAGGGGAGGATGAGGGATTATATAGATGAATTGTTACGTGCCTTTCTAAATGAACTATGCactaaaacaatataaaattccctTACGTACAACATATCTTTCATACTTTCAAATCACATAAGTAACTTGCTtatgaaactaattttttttataggaATAAATCATCAGACAACAATTCAATTGCTTATGTAACTAATTGCAATATATTAATCTCTAAATATCacgattaattatatatatacaaagcAAGTAAGCCTTGTTTGATTAGGTCGTAACCGTAGATGTGTCGTAAGTGATCATCATGATATTATATATAAAGAATTGAATCATTTTACTTATGAGTAAAACCATGCACAATAATTATTCATAATATCTAGAAGATAACAAATTTAGTTATACGGGGTACTTAGTTATGAAAATTAATATATTTTCCTAGGTAAACATGTCTAGAACTAACAAAATGATTTGGTCGCATGACAAATTAATGGATGAATTGAAGATGGAATTACGTGTGACAtgtgtttaatttataatattaattgatATTAAATGTTGTGAACATCTTGCATGAATTTGTTCGACGTATACATACGTTGTATGCGATCAAGAACAACGGAAGGTTGTCTTGAGCAAATGAAACATAGAAGTTACTTAAAAAAACAACATTATCCTTCGATTAAGGTAACCTTAATCTAATAGTAACTTTTACAACACTTGACTTTCAACGCCATTGATGATCATATAAGCTGGAGTAAACGTGTGAATTTTGAGTATGAAAGATTGAAAGTTAACTTAAATCAACCTAAAAGTAATTATAATGTCCATTCTATACAAGCGAGGTACACGTGTTTATTTATATTGACGGAGCATGAACATGTTTATTAGGAATGAACATACATACATCATAGATAAAAACCGAAGTTATATTTAAAGTTGCTATCCAAATAGagaattataatattaaaatataaaatatgtaCTACTATAATTACCCCTATATATTATTTGATATGCCCAAAGTTTTCGTTTAACCCATGTCGTTTTAGATGGCTTACATAATTTGTTTACCAATTTAATTATAATCGTTAATGCGACATTGATGGTTGATCACCCGTTATGTTTTTGGAAGTGGAAAAGGTTTGAATCTAGAGTGCTTTATTGGTTCGTAATAACCTACTGATGAAGGTCGACCAGATGCAACACTCAGAAGATTTGGATTTGGCGCAAAAGACTCGAGTCGAATGGGACGTGGAGGGTAATGAAAATTCTAAATTTTTTCACAACCCGTTAAAGCAACGTCGAACCTATCAAATGGTGAAAGGCGTTTCTATAAACAGGGAGTGGATTTCGGACCCGAGCTTGGTCAAAAAGGCATTCTTTTTGTTTGATTTATGTTATGTTAGGAGATGGGAGTAGGGTCTGCTTTGGTCAAGGTAGTAAAGTAGGAGTGGTAAGTGTTGATGGTTATATATTAATATTCTTACAAGCAGTTATTAGTATTTATAAGCTCGTTACTATAGAAaattaacttgaattatatattactcCTAAATAGTATTAGTATTTGTTAGCAATCTCTACTAGCTAGTTAAGTTTTGTCTTTAATCCCATCAAGAAAATGGAGATGGTTATCTGTTGGAGTGCGAAGTTCGAATTAAACAAGGTTTGCTGAATCTGTGAATTTGGTGACCGCGAGTTTAGAGTTATGGTCGCAAGAATCACATCTGTGCTGAGAAAACAAAACTCGCGACCACCAGAATTTAGTTGCGGTCGCGAATATGGTGCTGACGGGAGAAAATTCTAGAATTGAGTTTTCTTGCTCGTTAAGTAGTTTCCTTGTTTAgatttgcctatataaacaccctatgtaacccatacaatgtgtgcacgaaattaatagtgaaaaatctcttgtttgcgcccgtggagtaaacccttctctgtGTTTTAGAGTTggaatataaccacgttaaatccttgtgtcgttttttacttttatttatcgttcttatgctttaattattcgtttgtcgttcaTGGGTTATTTGTGATTGACGATACCACAATCACATGTTCTTGTTTAggtcctaaatcctaacaagtggtatcaagagcttcaaGGTTACGAGTTCGGGCACGATGGCGAATTGAAAGCAAGTGTTTTCGATATGGTTGATAAATCGGTTCTTTCATCAGGGTTATTGAAACGAAGGGCTTAAGGATTTGTCTTGCAACATGTATTGAAACTAGATGACTCAGTTGATCACGATGAACTCATGGATATGTCTATGTATCCGGGAGAGTTGATCACATAAGATTCGGGTATCGGTTCTTGAAAGTTATTTTGTAATCGGGACGCTGATTGCATCATGATGATGATTTTTTCGCGAAGGGTTACGGAGTCAGAGGTCAGTTCGATGGGTTCGTTGTGGAGAGATTTTTCTGGAGATCCGGGTGTCGGATCTGAGTTCTCGTTCTTCCCGATCCCGTGCGAAAGAATGATTGAACTATCAATTTCAGAGTTCCAGGAGCTGCTGTAGTAGAAAATTCGTAGCGGGTTCCTTAACTGTTGAATCGGCTTGATTTTTTGTGTGTGGATAGTAGACTTACGGATCTACACGTGGTAAAAATTTGAGGCTGATCTGACCATTGAATCTTGAGAAATGATTTTTCTAATGTGGGTAGTTTTCAGGATGAAGTTTTTCGGGTTTAATGGCGCGAGCGTGAGATGGTTTTGTCTCAGAAACTTCGAGCAATACGAGCTATATTTTCGAAGATGTGGGTTTGTTATGGAAGCTCAGTATGGTGTTCTTCTCTCGGTTTAGAGTGGTTGTTTTAACGAACAAGGTGCATCGGGTTGAAAGTCGATAGTGGGAGCATCGAGGAAGTTTGGTGCTTGCGGCGTTTGGAAATGGGATGACCAATGAAGTTTGGTCAATATTCCAGGGTTTATGGAATATGTGGGCGGATTAGAGTTCCTAGTCACTAAGAAAAAAATTGATTGTCAAGGGTGTCGGATAAAACGCGTTCGACGGTTGCTCGGGtttggttgatgtttcaacaaaAGGAGCGGTTTTCTTCTAGGGTGATCAATTAGGAGTCTTTAGGTGATGGAAGAGGGTAAATAATTTTGTAAGTCTCGGAACTTGAGCTTTataggatcgttgagggtgtcgggaactTGGTGTGAGTTTGGAAACCGAcgaaagttatcgagctagtgggatttagtcaactagtagagtggtggagatgattatgcgacgttatctccaatgttctcaagattagtgtgatgattccgggtaacactagggcttcgagtacttgttttactctctgatggcaaagaaatttgcgactaactggtggtacgaaccaagtttcttctcgagtcttcgcggttttatttcttactcgtacagtgggagcgtgcttgggatgagaagatgggtttgtgaaattcatagctatgaggaggtcaATGAACCAGCGAGAAAGTGGAAAGTTGAAAAGttagtagatttcgaggttgtgaTTGCGTTCTCACTGGAGGCTTGATAAGAGTCTACGAGGGCGTTTGTTAGATTTTCTGATTGCTGGGGAAAAAATCATAGATAGACTGTGAAATtctgtacgagggtgatcattgacatgtgtgttcAGGATTGGACATGTCTAGGGTGATCGGTGAGGCAGTGTAGTCTCATGAAGATTCTTATAATTAAAGAGTCgcatacttcaattggtcttctggtgtaagaagatgatcttcatgttagaagatggtggcgatagaaaccgagatggcacaagctagtaactatgagattggattatcactcagcggtggttcttggtgttgaaagacttcacttgctcgtaggctaacgagtgaagtgcggcgtAATTCGGATGTctcatccggcggtatcaaaaggagttgatAATCGGCTAGTCTAGAGTTATTGTGGGTTTGTTTAAACATAGTTGATGGGTTTGGCGAAGGTTGTTTAATTTCtccttcgagtgggagattgttggaatgTGAAGTTTGAATTAAACAAGGTTTTCTGAATCTGTGAATTTGGTGACTGCGAGTTTAGAGTTATGGTCGCAAGAATCACATCTGTGCTGAGAAAATAAAACTCGCGACCACCAGAATTTAGTTGCGGTCGCGAGAATGGTGCTGAGGGAGAAAATTCTAGAATTGAGTTTTCTTGCTCGTTAAGTAGTTTCCTTGTTTAGATTTGCATATATAAACACCCTATGTAACTCATACAATCTGTGCAGGAAATTAAaagtgaaaaatctctggtttgcgcccgtggactaaacccttctccgtgttttggagttgggatataaccacgttaaatccttgtgtcgttttatgcttttatttatcgttcttatgctttaattattcgtttgtcgttcgcGGGTTGTTTGTGATTGACGATACCACAATCACATGTTCTTGTctgggtcctaaatcctaacattatctatatgtattatgtatataaaCAAAAAAACACAATTAGAATATGAAACTTCCATTGGTTATTGTCTTGGAACTATTGAAGTCTACTAAAAAGGTTCAAAGTCACATTAATATGTATTTGTTATCTCGTTCATTACTAATTATTAATTTCCTTCACCTTAGTAATTTAGCTTAAATAAATAAGTTAACAAGTAGATCCACCATGTTAGAAGTCATGTTAGAAGTAGGACTATTAATTAGTTGTATGTTTTTTTCCTTAACAACAAATCAAATTCCTTCCCATGACCTCTAATTTTAATCATCTGGAACTGGGACTACACATTGACTATGTTTTTCTTATAGTGTAGGTATTGGCTAACTACGGACATGCTATTATCAAAAGTTCAAGTTGAAGAAAAATTGTTCAAAAGAAAGAGTTAGTGATGGACTAACTAAGCTCATACTCCACTGAATTGGTGTGTCTTGACTCTTTATTCATTTTGAGGAAACAATACATACAATTACAATGGAAAAACAAAAGTGTTAATGTATATGCTTTGAGTATTATGTTTGTTTTATAGTATGGTTCATTATTTCTGTATATATTATAGCATGTTTGTGGTTTAATTTTGGTCATATGAAAATATAGCCGCTCGGTTTCCtgttttgattaatatgaaaaTTTTGAACATACAATTTTCTTTAACAGAAACAACTAGACCTGTTGTGTTATTATCACCCACCATCTAATTAGACCGGTTGTATTTTTATAACCCCACCAAATACAATGGTAACAAGGCCGTTTTCAGAACACGTCTAAATGACTATTTCACAATTAGACATCTGCCATATAGAGCGGTTCAATAACACGTCTATATAGCATTTTTAACACCTCTACTTAGCATTTTTTTAGTAGTGTTATAGAGAAAAGTTTATGCACCAGTGTCCCCATTTGATAATCCTAATTTGATTGCAGGTTCGGTTATCACGGTGGAGGACTCCAATTTTTTGGAACATATGGTATCGGATGATGAAATCCGTATTTCGGTTTGGGATTGTAGTAGCAATAAAGCTTCTGGTCCTGATGGGTTTTTGTTCAAATTTATCAAACGATTTTGGGATATTTTGAAAGTTGAGATGATGTCTACTATTCAGTTAGCGTTTACTGATAAGATTATGCCAAAAGCTGCGGGTTCGGCTTTTATCACTTTCATTCCTAAGGTGTCTAATCCAACTTTTATAAAAGAATTTTGACTGATCTCTCTCATATGCGTGGTGTATAAGGTGATCACAAAAATTTTGGCGAACAGATTAGCGAAAGTGATCGACAAAATCATCTTGTGTGAGCAATCGGCATTTATAATGGGGCGCCAAATTCATGATGGACCTCTCATTCTCGACGGAGTAATGGGGTTTTGTAAACGGAAAAATGAGAGACTACTATTGTTTAAAATAGATTTTTAAAAGGAGTACGACTCGGTTAGATGGGATTTCCTGGAT includes these proteins:
- the LOC139851630 gene encoding pectinesterase inhibitor 9-like, with protein sequence MAPNCISLLVFFITIFAFSTIVESSSRARMYLESECRLAMYPDLCVRTLLPYVDKSGILSPQRLAQLTLASCLSKARVTKTYVDTLAHKLNDTGNFGEYQALVTCMHQIDNGVNQIMQSLKELQHMGSDGDENFVWHESNVQSWVSAALTDITTCIDGISGDGIGRREKAMMEARFFNVKQLASNSLMMFSRFTTKFRASRGIKNP